A portion of the Sphingobacterium spiritivorum genome contains these proteins:
- the rseP gene encoding RIP metalloprotease RseP — protein MGVLIMVGQVVLGLSILIVLHELGHFLAARAFGIKVEKFYLFFDAWGVKLFKFNYKGCEYGIGWLPLGGYVKIAGMIDESMDTEQLKGEPQPWEFRSKPAWQRLIVMLGGIIVNIVVGVVVYWMLAFSQGESNFDNQKLVNGVVPGIIGKQIGIQTGDRIVAIDGQKVGFFKELLSSKVLMGNTNLTIERNGETKEIHVPADILNAVADHKANEFVQIRTKMTAVDNVVKGSEAAKMGLVKGDSVIAVNEVPVRFFDEFKSILEKDAGKPVMLTLIRKGQTITVKGQVDKDGTLGFNRNYDYSLPLVITEYSLAEAFPVGAKQAFSVITDNIKGFGKIFRGEIRADKALSGPVGIATLFGTEVDWVRFWSLVGMLSMALAFMNLLPIPALDGGHVIFLLVEMIQGKPLSEKFLEKAQMVGFFILLGLMIFVFGNDIFKLFK, from the coding sequence ATGGGAGTTTTAATAATGGTTGGACAGGTCGTCTTAGGCCTGTCGATTTTGATTGTATTGCACGAATTGGGACATTTTTTAGCAGCACGTGCATTCGGTATTAAAGTAGAAAAGTTTTATTTGTTTTTTGATGCCTGGGGTGTCAAATTATTTAAATTCAATTATAAAGGTTGTGAGTACGGTATTGGATGGTTACCTCTCGGAGGATACGTGAAGATTGCCGGTATGATCGATGAGTCCATGGATACAGAGCAACTGAAGGGAGAACCTCAGCCCTGGGAGTTTCGTTCCAAACCAGCCTGGCAACGTCTTATCGTAATGCTAGGCGGTATTATTGTAAACATTGTAGTTGGAGTAGTGGTGTACTGGATGCTGGCTTTCAGTCAGGGTGAATCTAATTTCGATAACCAAAAGCTTGTAAATGGAGTTGTGCCGGGGATTATCGGTAAGCAGATCGGCATACAGACCGGAGACCGCATTGTTGCAATAGACGGTCAGAAAGTAGGTTTTTTCAAAGAGCTTCTGAGTTCAAAAGTACTGATGGGTAATACCAATCTGACAATTGAGCGTAACGGAGAGACAAAAGAAATTCATGTTCCGGCTGATATTCTGAATGCTGTAGCAGACCATAAAGCAAATGAATTCGTACAGATCCGTACCAAGATGACCGCTGTAGATAATGTGGTAAAAGGTTCGGAAGCGGCCAAAATGGGACTCGTAAAAGGAGATAGTGTGATTGCTGTAAATGAAGTGCCTGTTCGTTTCTTTGATGAATTCAAATCCATCTTAGAAAAAGATGCGGGTAAGCCTGTCATGTTGACTTTAATAAGAAAGGGACAGACGATTACAGTGAAAGGGCAGGTTGATAAAGACGGAACCTTAGGATTCAACCGTAACTACGATTACTCTCTTCCATTAGTTATTACAGAGTATAGTCTGGCGGAAGCATTTCCGGTAGGAGCAAAGCAGGCTTTTTCTGTTATCACAGATAATATTAAAGGATTCGGTAAGATCTTCCGAGGAGAAATCAGAGCTGATAAGGCACTTTCAGGTCCTGTAGGTATTGCTACGTTATTTGGAACAGAAGTCGATTGGGTTCGTTTCTGGAGTCTGGTAGGGATGCTGTCAATGGCATTGGCCTTTATGAATCTACTTCCTATTCCTGCACTGGACGGGGGACATGTAATTTTCTTGCTTGTGGAAATGATTCAGGGCAAGCCATTGAGCGAAAAATTCCTTGAAAAGGCACAAATGGTAGGTTTCTTTATCTTACTGGGCTTAATGATATTTGTGTTTGGAAATGATATTTTCAAACTCTTTAAATAA
- a CDS encoding 1-deoxy-D-xylulose-5-phosphate reductoisomerase, protein MEYKTIAVLGSTGSVGTQALEVVESFPERLKVSVLTAGSNADLLIKQALQFQPRAVVIVDDSQYLRVKEALAGYPIVVRSGEAALEEVVQYEDIDIVLNAIVGSAGLRSTVRAIQSGKDIALANKETLVVAGELVMGLARKHQVRMLPVDSEHSAIFQCLTGEEANPIEKIYLTASGGPFRGKDLDFLSSVTKQQALKHPNWSMGAKITIDSASLMNKGLEVIEAKWLFDLDADQVDVIVHPQSIVHSLVQFRDGSMKAQMGVPDMKLPIQYALTYPSRWENKFERFDFANFASLTFEPADTKTFRNLAIAYEALRQGGNSACVMNAANEIVVDAFLKEKVSFLGMSEVIEKTLGRVEHVATPTLEDYLYADQESRRIAQELI, encoded by the coding sequence TTGGAGTATAAAACAATAGCGGTACTCGGTTCGACAGGTAGTGTGGGTACACAGGCATTAGAGGTAGTCGAATCTTTTCCCGAACGATTAAAGGTGTCTGTGCTTACCGCAGGATCAAATGCGGATCTACTTATCAAACAAGCCCTTCAGTTTCAACCCCGCGCTGTCGTTATAGTAGATGACAGTCAGTATCTTCGTGTCAAGGAAGCCCTTGCGGGTTATCCAATAGTTGTCAGATCAGGAGAAGCAGCGTTGGAAGAAGTGGTGCAGTATGAGGATATTGACATCGTATTGAATGCAATTGTCGGATCGGCGGGACTTCGTTCTACCGTTCGTGCGATCCAGAGTGGAAAGGATATTGCTCTGGCTAATAAAGAGACACTTGTAGTGGCAGGAGAGTTGGTCATGGGGCTTGCCCGTAAGCATCAGGTACGTATGCTGCCGGTGGATTCGGAGCATTCTGCGATTTTTCAGTGCCTTACAGGTGAAGAAGCCAATCCGATTGAAAAAATATATCTGACCGCTTCCGGAGGGCCTTTCAGAGGTAAAGATCTGGATTTCTTATCTTCCGTGACAAAGCAGCAGGCTTTAAAGCATCCGAACTGGTCAATGGGGGCCAAGATTACTATTGATTCGGCCTCTTTAATGAATAAAGGGCTGGAAGTTATCGAGGCCAAATGGTTATTTGATCTTGATGCAGATCAGGTGGATGTCATTGTACACCCGCAGTCTATCGTCCATTCACTGGTGCAGTTTAGAGATGGTTCTATGAAAGCACAAATGGGCGTGCCGGATATGAAGTTGCCTATTCAGTATGCACTGACCTATCCTTCCAGATGGGAGAATAAATTTGAACGATTTGATTTTGCTAATTTTGCAAGTCTTACATTTGAACCTGCCGATACAAAAACATTTCGTAATTTGGCGATTGCTTATGAAGCATTGCGTCAGGGGGGCAACAGTGCTTGTGTCATGAATGCTGCAAATGAGATTGTGGTTGATGCTTTTCTGAAAGAAAAAGTATCGTTTCTGGGCATGAGTGAAGTGATAGAAAAAACATTGGGACGTGTGGAGCATGTAGCAACTCCTACATTGGAAGATTATTTATATGCCGATCAGGAGAGCAGAAGGATTGCTCAGGAGTTGATTTAA
- a CDS encoding beta-carotene 15,15'-monooxygenase, translating into MEGVDAHENKSHLCGNSMSSMIQYLKESTFAVNEVFAKSVNILKNHYFSVAGLCFLLFVTSNLSSMLASYMSEYNIVLSGFMALIFMIFYFGVNLTLFKYIMEIIDKEDGAKLSVSIPTTKELLYFFTAMLIILGVSMVILLVISVVCWPLIYIKKEVSTMASVSLIVSAILTFLFIIRVAFYPFFIMDKHASSFRSIRLSFALTKGNVTKLLLILFCFAMLHILQVYFNFAGYTFFSIFLSIINSFLVVPLSSIVITVAYRNMMTAYAGGENPEILKNII; encoded by the coding sequence ATGGAAGGAGTTGATGCACACGAAAATAAATCACATCTTTGCGGTAATTCTATGAGTTCAATGATACAATATTTAAAGGAAAGCACGTTTGCTGTAAATGAGGTGTTTGCAAAATCTGTAAACATTCTGAAAAATCATTATTTTTCGGTGGCAGGACTATGTTTTTTACTATTTGTCACTTCTAATTTGTCCAGTATGCTGGCCAGCTATATGAGCGAGTACAATATTGTTTTAAGTGGTTTCATGGCGCTGATTTTTATGATCTTTTATTTCGGGGTGAACCTTACCTTGTTTAAATATATCATGGAGATTATTGATAAAGAGGACGGAGCTAAGTTGTCTGTCTCTATTCCGACTACAAAAGAGCTTCTTTACTTTTTCACGGCTATGTTGATCATATTGGGTGTCTCCATGGTTATTCTGCTTGTTATTTCAGTGGTGTGCTGGCCTTTAATCTATATCAAAAAAGAAGTCAGTACAATGGCTAGTGTATCTCTGATTGTTTCAGCTATACTAACGTTTCTGTTTATAATCCGGGTAGCTTTTTATCCGTTCTTTATTATGGACAAGCATGCCAGTTCATTCCGGTCCATCCGGTTGAGTTTTGCATTGACAAAAGGCAATGTAACTAAATTATTGCTGATTCTTTTTTGTTTTGCGATGCTCCATATTTTGCAGGTTTATTTCAATTTTGCAGGATATACATTTTTTTCCATATTTTTAAGCATCATCAATTCCTTTCTGGTTGTACCTTTATCCAGTATTGTGATTACGGTTGCCTACCGGAATATGATGACTGCTTATGCAGGCGGAGAGAATCCGGAGATTTTAAAGAATATTATTTAA